The proteins below are encoded in one region of Macrococcus armenti:
- a CDS encoding FAD/NAD(P)-binding protein, translating into MKIAIIGAGIGGISVLKYLQKEKKLKAEITVFDDNQYMGNGRAFQYDDPELLMNYPGNLISMKPNKPQDFVDWVKKSNADMDKHLDDAENVSGNQYFSRQLFGKYMQEHFEKFASKGNVSIITEHVRNVEFLNQEYVISTQNEKYSFDALFISPGQFGPMDPYQLTGTPGYMKWPYPMHTLEIEENKDYAVIGTGLSSVDIARYFIAHSNNKLLLFSRDGQVQSVRGTMHQISFKYLTLKKLEKVKAKNNGFIPLEELVTRFNKELDALNIDLEKLKINRQNPVRAMTFDLKNAELVGLMQSVVLEIVHIASYIWPFMTRSDKAIYLNKYAHILDAYANPMPEGTAAELLEAIARGQIEIVSDMTDVAYKYNKFRIYTKNDEYRVHYVINATGPAKHFKDAVEPNPLIANLLNQDLLIEHPDGGFYVTPIDNRVISKDGVLQNCFMLGQKTSGVNFLNNGVMELIDEGKRTVSALANSVQEG; encoded by the coding sequence ATGAAAATTGCAATTATTGGTGCAGGTATTGGTGGCATATCTGTACTTAAATACTTACAAAAAGAAAAAAAGCTGAAAGCCGAAATTACAGTTTTTGATGATAATCAATATATGGGGAATGGGCGTGCATTCCAATATGACGATCCTGAACTGTTAATGAACTATCCAGGTAATCTTATTAGTATGAAACCGAATAAACCGCAGGACTTCGTCGACTGGGTAAAAAAGAGTAATGCTGATATGGACAAACATTTAGATGATGCAGAGAATGTTTCAGGGAACCAATACTTTTCGCGCCAACTTTTCGGGAAATATATGCAAGAACATTTCGAGAAGTTTGCAAGTAAAGGTAACGTATCTATTATAACAGAACATGTGAGAAATGTTGAGTTTCTTAATCAGGAATATGTTATTTCAACTCAAAATGAAAAATATTCTTTCGATGCTCTGTTTATTTCACCAGGACAATTCGGCCCGATGGATCCTTATCAGTTAACGGGGACGCCAGGCTATATGAAATGGCCATACCCGATGCATACGCTTGAAATTGAGGAGAATAAAGACTATGCAGTTATTGGCACAGGTTTATCGAGTGTCGATATCGCGCGCTATTTTATTGCTCATTCTAATAATAAACTGCTGCTTTTCAGTCGTGATGGGCAAGTACAATCCGTACGTGGTACGATGCACCAAATTTCATTTAAATATTTAACGCTGAAAAAATTAGAAAAAGTTAAAGCGAAAAACAATGGTTTTATACCACTTGAGGAACTTGTGACGCGTTTTAATAAAGAATTAGATGCGTTAAATATTGACCTTGAAAAATTAAAAATTAATCGCCAAAATCCAGTACGTGCGATGACGTTTGATCTGAAAAATGCTGAGCTTGTAGGACTGATGCAATCTGTCGTACTGGAAATCGTACATATTGCTTCATATATATGGCCGTTTATGACGCGCAGTGATAAAGCAATATATTTGAATAAATACGCACACATTCTTGATGCGTATGCCAACCCGATGCCAGAAGGAACAGCTGCTGAACTGCTTGAAGCGATAGCACGCGGTCAAATTGAAATCGTAAGCGATATGACTGATGTAGCATATAAATATAATAAATTCAGAATCTATACGAAAAACGATGAGTATCGTGTACATTATGTTATTAATGCGACAGGGCCGGCGAAACATTTCAAGGATGCGGTTGAACCGAATCCATTAATCGCAAATTTATTGAATCAGGATCTGCTTATTGAGCATCCTGACGGTGGTTTTTATGTGACACCTATTGATAACCGTGTAATATCAAAGGATGGGGTGCTTCAGAACTGTTTTATGCTCGGTCAGAAAACGTCAGGTGTGAACTTCTTAAATAACGGAGTAATGGAACTGATAGATGAAGGTAAACGAACAGTCAGTGCATTAGCAAATAGTGTTCAGGAGGGGTAA
- a CDS encoding ABC transporter permease produces the protein MLTFLQENQAELLQKTLEHISISLLSLLAAIIVAVPLGILLTKSEKLAKIVLSITSVLQTVPSLAILAMMIPFFGIGTVPAVIALFLYVLLPILNNTYLGIQSVNKDAKEAGRAMGMTQNQVLRMVQLPLAVPVIMSGIRLSAVYAISWATLASYIGAGGLGDFIFNGLNLYQPKLIIAGAVVVTILALVTDFILNYVEKLTTPNGLLVSKGDK, from the coding sequence ATGCTGACGTTTTTACAGGAAAACCAAGCTGAGCTATTACAAAAAACTTTGGAACATATTTCGATTTCCCTCCTCAGTCTGCTAGCGGCGATTATCGTTGCTGTGCCGCTCGGCATACTGCTTACAAAGTCTGAGAAACTTGCGAAAATTGTTTTATCGATTACGAGCGTACTGCAAACCGTACCGTCTCTTGCAATTTTAGCAATGATGATTCCATTTTTCGGTATCGGTACAGTCCCTGCTGTTATCGCGCTATTCTTATATGTATTATTACCGATATTAAACAACACGTATCTCGGCATTCAGTCAGTTAATAAAGACGCAAAAGAAGCAGGTCGCGCAATGGGGATGACGCAAAACCAAGTATTGCGTATGGTTCAATTACCGCTTGCAGTACCAGTTATAATGAGTGGAATCCGATTATCAGCCGTTTATGCAATCAGCTGGGCAACACTTGCCTCTTATATCGGTGCTGGCGGACTCGGAGACTTTATATTTAACGGGCTTAACTTATATCAACCGAAACTCATTATTGCAGGTGCAGTCGTAGTAACAATTCTTGCACTTGTAACAGACTTTATATTAAATTACGTCGAAAAACTTACGACCCCAAACGGATTACTTGTTTCAAAGGGGGATAAATAA
- a CDS encoding betaine/proline/choline family ABC transporter ATP-binding protein (Members of the family are the ATP-binding subunit of ABC transporters for substrates such as betaine, L-proline or other amino acids, choline, carnitine, etc. The substrate specificity is best determined from the substrate-binding subunit, rather than this subunit, as it interacts with the permease subunit and not with substrate directly.): MLEMNNVSKVYKGGKKAVSDLNISIEQGEFIAFIGTSGSGKTTAMRMINRMIDPTSGTITLNGKNIKDLNPVQLRRKIGYVIQQIGLLPHMTIRENITLVPKLLKWSEEEKQKKAEELIQLVDLPLSYLDLYPSQLSGGQQQRIGVIRALAADQDIILMDEPFGALDPLTRDTLQDLVKELQVKFNKTFIMVTHDMDEAIKLADRIVIMSHGEVVQLDTPNNILKHPANDFVRDFIGENRLIQTTPNVKTVDEAMVKPISVTAEKTIGEAIQIMRERRVDTLLITDNNNVLVGYVDIEDLSEAAKKHLSLSRIMNQNVYFVRSGVFLQDTVRTILKRNIRLIPVLDKQDKLLGVITRANLVDIVYDTIWGEEIEEV, translated from the coding sequence ATGTTAGAAATGAACAACGTATCGAAAGTTTATAAAGGCGGTAAAAAAGCCGTATCTGATTTAAACATTTCGATTGAACAAGGTGAGTTTATCGCCTTTATCGGAACGAGTGGTTCCGGTAAAACAACAGCCATGCGTATGATCAATCGCATGATTGATCCAACGAGCGGTACAATTACGCTGAACGGGAAGAACATTAAAGATTTAAATCCCGTACAACTGCGTAGAAAGATTGGATATGTTATCCAGCAAATTGGGTTACTACCCCATATGACAATTCGTGAAAATATTACGCTCGTTCCGAAGCTTTTGAAATGGTCAGAAGAAGAAAAACAGAAAAAAGCTGAAGAATTAATTCAGCTCGTAGACTTACCCCTATCATACCTTGACCTTTATCCATCTCAACTTTCAGGTGGTCAGCAGCAACGTATCGGTGTTATCCGTGCACTTGCAGCAGATCAGGATATTATATTAATGGATGAACCTTTCGGTGCACTGGACCCGTTAACGCGTGATACACTGCAGGATCTCGTAAAAGAGCTTCAAGTTAAATTCAACAAAACGTTTATTATGGTAACACACGATATGGATGAAGCGATTAAACTTGCAGACCGCATCGTCATTATGAGTCATGGTGAAGTCGTGCAATTAGATACACCGAATAACATACTGAAACATCCAGCAAATGACTTTGTACGAGACTTTATCGGTGAGAACAGATTAATTCAGACGACACCGAATGTAAAAACAGTTGACGAAGCAATGGTAAAACCAATTTCAGTAACTGCTGAGAAAACAATCGGTGAAGCCATTCAAATTATGCGTGAACGCCGTGTTGATACGCTGCTTATTACAGATAACAATAACGTATTAGTCGGATATGTCGATATTGAAGATTTATCTGAAGCAGCGAAGAAACATTTAAGTTTATCACGCATTATGAACCAAAACGTTTATTTCGTACGTTCAGGCGTATTCCTTCAGGATACGGTGCGTACAATATTAAAACGTAACATCAGACTGATTCCAGTCCTTGATAAACAAGATAAGCTCTTAGGTGTTATTACACGTGCCAACTTAGTCGATATTGTGTATGACACAATTTGGGGCGAAGAAATCGAGGAGGTATAA
- a CDS encoding PLDc N-terminal domain-containing protein — MNTDITVLGDYLPFLIPLIILQVILMLFALVKVIKRDSFKNLNKASWILIIIFVNIIGPISYLVSEEYQ; from the coding sequence ATGAATACTGATATTACTGTATTAGGTGATTACCTGCCATTTCTAATACCATTGATAATATTACAAGTTATTTTAATGTTGTTCGCACTTGTCAAAGTTATTAAACGTGACTCTTTTAAAAACCTTAATAAAGCATCATGGATTTTAATCATAATATTCGTTAACATCATTGGACCAATTTCTTATTTAGTCAGTGAGGAATATCAATGA
- a CDS encoding DUF6612 family protein, with protein sequence MKTKLLPLLLGSTLIFAACGQDDTKKNEENKTETKTAETKTTESKTTESKSTEKTADNTEAKKLIEKAQERGASVKSYHANLTTDMQSGSDKNTVKMDMSVDESDKTKITMDMANKTMELYIFDKKIVLTQDGKIFVDATEAMGADVKTQLDQLDYNSALDTLNAYKDGTVKETSNGFEITKSFKGLDEFKKLSEATGSKDITAQMKDQLKDINGSATISFNKDYMMTETKTDIDLKLKDRTMQTKTIATYDKYNQVKSIDIPEGAKKPQTIEELKKSQAGQ encoded by the coding sequence ATGAAAACGAAATTACTACCCCTATTATTAGGTTCAACGTTAATCTTTGCAGCATGTGGACAGGATGATACAAAAAAGAACGAAGAGAATAAAACAGAGACTAAAACGGCAGAAACGAAGACGACGGAATCGAAGACGACAGAATCGAAATCAACAGAAAAAACAGCTGATAACACTGAAGCTAAAAAATTAATCGAAAAAGCGCAGGAGCGTGGTGCTTCAGTTAAAAGTTATCATGCGAACTTAACGACAGATATGCAGTCAGGCAGTGATAAAAACACTGTGAAGATGGATATGTCAGTTGATGAATCTGATAAAACTAAAATTACGATGGATATGGCGAATAAAACGATGGAATTATATATATTCGATAAAAAAATCGTTTTAACGCAAGATGGAAAGATTTTCGTTGATGCAACTGAAGCTATGGGTGCAGACGTAAAGACACAACTCGATCAGTTAGATTATAATTCTGCACTTGATACTTTGAACGCTTACAAAGACGGTACAGTTAAAGAAACTTCTAACGGGTTTGAGATAACAAAATCATTTAAAGGTCTTGATGAGTTCAAGAAATTAAGTGAAGCGACTGGTTCAAAAGATATTACCGCACAAATGAAAGATCAGTTAAAAGATATTAATGGTAGTGCGACAATTTCATTTAATAAAGATTATATGATGACTGAAACAAAAACTGACATCGATCTGAAATTAAAAGATAGAACAATGCAGACGAAAACGATTGCAACTTACGATAAATACAATCAAGTAAAATCAATAGACATTCCTGAAGGCGCTAAAAAACCACAAACGATAGAAGAACTAAAAAAAAGCCAGGCAGGACAATAA
- a CDS encoding osmoprotectant ABC transporter substrate-binding protein produces MKKLIMIICAVLLLSACGNTNKSETVKIASVYTTESQILAHMIKILVEKETDHPVELINNLGSGTVVHQAMMRGDANISSARYTGTDLTGPLGKDPITDPEKARSVVVKGFQDKFDQHYFDSYGFENTYAFMVTKETAKKYNLKTVSDMKHVADKLRAGVDSSWMKRKGDGFEAFKKTYGFDFKDTKPMQIGLVYEAVNAGKMDVVLGYTTDGRIQSYDLVVLKDDLQFFPPYDANPVASNDLLKKDPEIKKILQSMKGQISTEQMQKLNYEVDNNLKEPAVVAEAYLKEHHYFKGGAK; encoded by the coding sequence ATGAAGAAACTCATTATGATAATTTGCGCTGTACTGTTACTTAGCGCCTGTGGTAATACAAATAAAAGCGAAACAGTAAAGATCGCATCGGTTTATACGACAGAAAGTCAGATTCTTGCACATATGATTAAAATTCTCGTAGAAAAAGAAACAGATCATCCAGTTGAACTGATTAATAATTTAGGTTCAGGGACGGTTGTACATCAGGCAATGATGCGCGGCGATGCGAATATTTCATCTGCACGATACACTGGTACTGATTTAACAGGACCGCTCGGTAAAGATCCAATTACAGATCCAGAGAAAGCAAGAAGCGTCGTTGTAAAAGGATTCCAAGATAAATTTGATCAGCACTATTTTGATTCATATGGATTTGAAAACACGTATGCATTTATGGTAACGAAAGAAACAGCAAAGAAATATAACTTAAAAACAGTGAGTGATATGAAACACGTTGCAGATAAGTTACGAGCAGGTGTTGACTCATCATGGATGAAACGTAAAGGTGACGGATTTGAAGCGTTTAAGAAAACATACGGATTTGACTTCAAGGATACGAAACCGATGCAGATTGGTCTCGTATATGAAGCAGTAAATGCAGGAAAGATGGACGTCGTGCTCGGGTATACGACAGATGGACGTATTCAAAGTTATGACCTTGTCGTATTAAAAGACGACTTGCAATTCTTTCCACCTTATGATGCGAACCCCGTTGCCTCAAACGACTTATTAAAAAAAGACCCGGAGATCAAAAAAATATTACAATCAATGAAAGGTCAGATTTCTACAGAACAGATGCAGAAACTGAACTATGAAGTAGATAATAACTTGAAAGAACCTGCAGTTGTCGCTGAAGCATACTTAAAAGAACATCATTACTTTAAAGGAGGTGCGAAGTAA
- a CDS encoding N-acetylglucosaminidase yields the protein MRIQKSEKIGISIFSAVIAGFIILMAAEAINNAKMKDRHIKVNHTYKSALDKQMKAQAVHSNGIEWKSATRKQIDTYMNIEQLKKDKEQRYQFLNLSKTQKVHPKTLNKLLKGKGILSDHGTSFARASRLHDVNEIYLINHALLETAKGKSELARGVVVDDKGTVGKGNKKYYNFFGIGAYDHDPINEAAKYAYRHGWDTPEKAIVGGAYFIKKDFLSDTAQSTLYGMRFNPENPGQHQYATDVRWAHHNARTIAKDYKKLGLKGEYFTTYEYAK from the coding sequence ATGCGTATACAGAAAAGTGAAAAAATAGGTATTAGTATATTTTCAGCGGTAATTGCTGGGTTTATTATATTAATGGCAGCTGAAGCTATAAATAACGCTAAAATGAAGGATCGTCATATTAAAGTGAACCACACTTATAAATCAGCACTTGATAAACAGATGAAAGCACAAGCTGTTCATTCAAACGGTATAGAATGGAAAAGTGCGACACGTAAACAGATTGATACGTATATGAATATTGAGCAACTCAAAAAAGATAAGGAACAGCGCTATCAGTTTTTAAATTTAAGTAAAACACAAAAGGTTCATCCGAAAACATTGAATAAACTTCTTAAAGGAAAAGGAATATTAAGTGATCATGGAACAAGCTTTGCACGTGCTTCAAGATTGCATGATGTGAATGAAATTTATTTAATTAATCATGCTTTACTAGAAACAGCAAAAGGTAAAAGTGAATTAGCACGTGGCGTAGTTGTAGATGATAAAGGAACGGTAGGTAAAGGTAATAAGAAATACTACAATTTCTTTGGCATCGGCGCTTATGATCACGATCCGATTAATGAAGCGGCGAAATATGCATATCGACATGGATGGGATACGCCTGAAAAAGCAATCGTTGGTGGTGCGTACTTTATTAAGAAAGACTTTTTAAGTGATACAGCACAATCTACATTGTATGGCATGCGTTTTAACCCGGAAAATCCAGGACAACATCAATATGCAACAGATGTGAGATGGGCGCACCATAATGCACGTACAATTGCTAAGGATTATAAGAAGTTAGGGTTAAAAGGGGAGTACTTTACGACATATGAATATGCGAAGTAG
- a CDS encoding ABC transporter permease, with protein sequence MEQLSTFEQFIRYFNDNAGYVFQLFLQHFLISIYGVVLAAIIGIPIGIWIARHKRLVTPVISIANIIQTIPAIALLALLMLAMGLGKTTVIMAVFLYALLPIIKNTYTGIKAVDEHIVDAGRGMGMTKRQLLTMVELPLSLSVIIAGIRIALVIAIGVTAIGSFIGAQSLGDIIIRGTNATDGTSIILAGALPTALMAVLSDIILGFIERRLDPTKRKKLNQAPVNLNE encoded by the coding sequence ATGGAACAACTCAGTACATTCGAACAATTTATTCGTTACTTCAATGATAACGCAGGCTATGTGTTCCAGCTCTTCCTGCAGCACTTCCTGATCAGTATATACGGCGTTGTGCTTGCTGCTATAATCGGTATTCCAATCGGTATATGGATTGCAAGACATAAACGACTCGTAACACCAGTAATATCAATAGCGAATATTATACAGACGATACCAGCAATTGCCCTGCTTGCACTGCTTATGCTTGCAATGGGATTAGGTAAAACTACCGTTATTATGGCTGTTTTCCTATATGCACTGCTGCCGATAATAAAAAACACTTATACAGGTATAAAAGCAGTAGACGAGCATATCGTTGATGCAGGACGTGGTATGGGGATGACGAAACGCCAGCTATTAACGATGGTTGAATTACCACTTAGCTTATCTGTTATTATCGCCGGTATACGAATCGCACTCGTAATCGCAATCGGTGTAACAGCAATCGGTTCATTTATCGGTGCACAAAGTTTAGGAGATATTATTATCCGAGGCACGAACGCAACAGACGGCACGTCCATTATTCTTGCAGGTGCTCTCCCTACTGCACTGATGGCTGTACTTTCTGATATTATACTCGGATTTATCGAACGAAGACTTGATCCGACAAAGCGTAAAAAATTAAATCAGGCACCTGTTAATTTAAATGAATAA
- a CDS encoding DUF418 domain-containing protein: MKRLTVVDSLRGWSLFGVALSSLIIFQYGYYGDSFPDFYEMDALSKSFIYFVHLFIEGSFLPIFAVLYGFGIKKMSDHMYNSGKSGKLAVFRKGLFIFIIGVTFMSFLYNGDILYAFGLITFILLFLIRRSVKTLVRTIFICILLLIITIASNPYLFRSLEVAPVAQEMSDAQMEYLHKEKELIPKATFDERNAFWLDTNDPFLAYSDTQILLVLPVLLFSLLPLFITGIIFENIRYFETGITRPKKIFVYIMPILLLYKALMISMPDSTFLMIAGSISSYMLGFSYMSAFYIVYLKCGNKMLFNAFAATGRLAFTNYVIQLIVLGFVCYGYGMQYFGNSDFVIPCIIIIGVYIIQMIVSSLYVKRFKYGPLEYVMRLFTYWTFKPKRYAAKSE, translated from the coding sequence ATGAAAAGGTTAACTGTAGTAGATAGTTTAAGAGGCTGGAGCCTGTTTGGTGTTGCACTTTCAAGCTTAATTATATTCCAGTATGGATATTACGGTGATAGCTTTCCGGATTTTTATGAAATGGATGCACTGAGTAAATCATTTATTTATTTTGTACATCTCTTTATTGAAGGAAGCTTTCTTCCGATATTCGCTGTACTTTATGGATTTGGAATAAAAAAAATGAGCGATCATATGTACAACTCGGGAAAAAGCGGTAAGCTTGCAGTATTCAGAAAAGGATTGTTTATTTTTATAATTGGTGTAACATTCATGTCGTTTCTATATAACGGCGATATTCTTTATGCATTTGGGTTGATTACATTTATACTGCTCTTTTTAATTCGACGTAGTGTTAAAACTTTAGTACGCACTATATTTATTTGTATCCTACTCCTCATTATAACGATAGCATCTAACCCATACCTTTTCAGATCATTAGAAGTTGCACCAGTGGCACAGGAGATGTCAGATGCGCAGATGGAATACTTACATAAAGAAAAAGAACTTATCCCTAAAGCAACATTTGATGAGCGCAATGCATTCTGGCTCGATACGAATGATCCATTTCTTGCATATAGCGATACGCAGATTTTACTCGTATTGCCGGTATTATTATTCTCGTTATTACCTTTATTTATAACAGGGATCATATTTGAGAATATACGTTACTTTGAAACGGGTATCACGAGACCTAAAAAAATATTCGTCTATATTATGCCGATATTATTGCTTTATAAAGCACTCATGATATCAATGCCAGACAGTACGTTCTTAATGATTGCAGGTAGTATTAGTTCTTATATGCTTGGCTTCAGTTATATGTCTGCATTCTATATCGTTTACTTAAAATGCGGAAACAAAATGCTCTTCAACGCATTTGCAGCTACCGGCAGACTCGCATTTACGAATTACGTCATTCAGTTAATCGTTCTTGGGTTTGTATGCTATGGATACGGGATGCAGTATTTTGGGAATAGCGACTTTGTAATACCTTGTATAATAATTATCGGAGTATATATTATCCAGATGATTGTGAGTTCGTTATATGTTAAGCGATTTAAATACGGTCCGCTTGAGTATGTAATGCGCCTGTTTACATACTGGACATTCAAACCGAAACGATATGCAGCTAAAAGTGAATAA
- a CDS encoding thermonuclease family protein, with protein MKHLKIFTILLLLFSIYPASESHAISKKIPVKYVSVVDGDTVRVKQGNKVITLRMLLIDTPESKDPKKPVQPYAVEAGKYLDSYLRNAKLTMQYDNNQKKDRYGRHLVYLYANNRLVNDEMVRSGYARVGYIYSQKYYLNALKKTESIAKAKKLRIWSIPGYVNTRGEGFIYNPKKPVVKQAPKPVAKKAVAKKPAAKKTVTKAGYPTSKYRKGAPKSFKNCTAMKKYYPYGVTIHHISYAKKHDRDKDKLACEATKISYQAWMKNN; from the coding sequence ATGAAGCACCTAAAAATTTTTACTATTTTATTATTATTGTTTTCAATTTATCCGGCATCTGAATCACATGCCATTTCAAAGAAAATTCCAGTGAAGTATGTATCAGTCGTTGATGGTGATACTGTACGTGTAAAACAAGGAAATAAAGTAATTACATTACGTATGTTACTGATTGATACACCTGAATCTAAAGATCCGAAAAAACCTGTTCAGCCATATGCAGTAGAAGCGGGGAAATATTTAGACAGCTATTTACGTAATGCGAAACTAACAATGCAGTATGATAATAACCAAAAAAAAGATCGTTATGGTCGCCATTTAGTTTATTTATATGCGAATAACCGTTTAGTGAATGACGAAATGGTACGTTCAGGCTATGCGCGTGTTGGTTATATTTATTCTCAGAAATATTATTTGAACGCTCTTAAGAAAACGGAGTCGATTGCGAAAGCTAAGAAGCTTCGTATTTGGTCAATCCCTGGATATGTGAATACGAGGGGAGAAGGGTTTATTTATAACCCGAAGAAGCCTGTCGTGAAACAAGCGCCGAAACCTGTAGCGAAAAAAGCAGTTGCGAAAAAGCCGGCAGCAAAAAAGACAGTTACAAAAGCAGGCTATCCAACATCTAAGTATCGTAAAGGTGCACCGAAATCATTTAAAAATTGTACTGCAATGAAAAAATATTATCCATATGGCGTAACAATTCATCATATTTCATATGCGAAAAAGCATGACCGTGACAAGGATAAGTTAGCTTGTGAAGCAACGAAAATTTCATACCAAGCATGGATGAAAAATAACTAA
- a CDS encoding helix-turn-helix domain-containing protein, whose product MIKINQNILKFRKQIDFTQEDLANYLNLTKATISKWENGISYPDIKYLPVLANLFDISVDELIGFSPYLEKNEIKKLHASLTSRINKDNFDAILSEIEQLFKSYTNDYSTILMLSKVLINHAFLSQKRDDIIRLAIQYTDRVIYNCQNPNMINHAIFLKANCYTILEDYENVVSLIHDRPYKLGEELLLAHSYLRLGRIKEAKIVVQAEIYQQLIILITHLNMLIQFKLTDQVEETIKRAEAIVQSFNINTLHPNTALNFNLLSAMHYASKDTNRSINYLKQYVANCRSLIQEYYLHGDDYFDVIDEWLNDTPTGIVAPIDKENIKNTMLQTLYQLPHFNNLRENQDFKNIEFQLQQLIKEEK is encoded by the coding sequence ATGATAAAAATTAATCAAAATATTTTGAAGTTCAGAAAACAAATAGATTTTACACAAGAAGATTTAGCGAATTACTTAAATTTAACGAAAGCAACAATTTCAAAATGGGAAAATGGCATTTCATATCCTGACATAAAATATTTACCAGTCTTAGCAAATCTATTCGATATTTCAGTTGATGAGCTTATTGGATTTTCTCCATATCTTGAAAAAAATGAAATTAAAAAATTGCATGCATCATTAACAAGTCGAATCAATAAAGATAATTTTGATGCTATCCTTTCAGAAATTGAACAACTATTTAAATCTTATACGAATGATTACAGCACAATTCTTATGCTATCTAAAGTATTAATAAACCATGCATTTCTATCACAGAAACGTGATGATATCATCCGTCTTGCCATTCAATACACAGACCGCGTCATTTATAATTGTCAGAATCCTAATATGATTAACCATGCGATTTTTCTCAAAGCCAATTGCTATACCATTCTTGAAGACTATGAAAATGTTGTGTCTTTAATCCATGACCGACCATATAAACTTGGTGAAGAATTATTACTCGCACATAGTTATTTACGATTAGGAAGAATAAAAGAAGCTAAAATTGTTGTACAAGCTGAAATATATCAGCAACTCATTATTCTTATCACACACCTCAACATGCTGATCCAATTTAAATTAACAGATCAGGTAGAGGAAACGATTAAGAGAGCTGAAGCAATTGTTCAAAGTTTTAATATCAACACACTTCATCCAAATACTGCACTCAACTTTAATTTATTATCAGCAATGCACTATGCGTCAAAAGATACAAATCGCTCAATCAATTATTTAAAACAATACGTTGCAAACTGCAGAAGCTTGATACAGGAATATTACCTTCACGGAGATGACTATTTCGATGTTATAGATGAATGGCTAAATGATACTCCGACAGGAATCGTTGCACCGATTGATAAAGAAAATATAAAGAATACGATGCTACAGACACTGTATCAACTGCCTCATTTCAATAACTTACGTGAGAATCAAGATTTTAAAAATATTGAGTTTCAGCTTCAGCAACTGATAAAGGAGGAAAAATAA
- a CDS encoding DUF6440 family protein — MMFKKENQRFKNINASTGKTSKMMSNYIVVDEQTGVQYLFSAMGYSGGMTVLVDKDGKPILADGFK, encoded by the coding sequence ATGATGTTTAAAAAAGAGAATCAAAGATTTAAAAATATAAACGCATCAACAGGTAAAACGTCTAAAATGATGTCAAACTATATTGTTGTTGATGAGCAAACAGGTGTACAGTATTTGTTCAGTGCAATGGGATATAGTGGTGGCATGACGGTGCTCGTTGATAAAGATGGCAAACCAATTCTAGCAGATGGGTTTAAATAG